Within the Gracilinema caldarium DSM 7334 genome, the region TTATCAATGATCGAAAGGGGTTTCTCTGGTAACACAAAACTCCCCTCAGGAGAACTGAGAAGCCTGAAATTTTCATCCTTTCCGTCTGAGAAATATTGGAATCGGTATATCTTGGAAAGGTCCGCCCTGATACGGAATAGAGCTGGATACGCAAAGAGGGTGACAAAAGTGAAGGGTCGCAGATCCTCACACACTGTTCGTTCCAGATTTTGTCGGTTGTTTTCCAGGGGACTTACCTTATAAAGAAATCCCATGTCATGGATCTGAGCAAATGACCAGCTATTAAAAGTATACAAGTAAGGCCCTGCAATAAGCTGTGCATCGGTGCCTCTGAATAAGGATAGATGCGCTATGTTATTAACCACAAACTGTCGGTATCCTACAGCAAGTAACTGGGGAATTTCTTCGGAAATGATGCTATCTAGGGCTTCAGGATAATAAGGGTCAAAAACCAGTATAAGCTCGTTTTTAGAAAACGGTAAACCTTCCTTTCGATCTAGAATAGTTTGAGCAACAGCTCTGGTATATGAAAGCATAACCCGCACGGGTTTTACCGACTGTACAATATATAAATCTTCGATGCGGGATACGGCAACATAGATGCCTTCGGGAAACTTGTCCTTGTCTTGCTTTTCAGGTTTAGGTAGCTGTACAGGGGGCGCAGTTTCTCGACCTGGCATCCGTCGAAACGGGCTCAAATCCTTAGGAAGCACTGATGGATAACGTTTGGTCATTGCCCTGGTCTGAATGATATAGACCGAATCACCTACATCAAAGGTGTCAGGAATAGAAATCCAAACCCCATCTTCAGTGGTTTCCACAAAGTTAATTTTATGAGATTGCCGGTCTGAATCATCTTTTTTATGAAGTCTGATAGAATCCCCTACTTCGATAGTAATAGCTGTTTTACCCAGCATACCCCGGCGCTCGGTTTCGCCACCCTTCACTTTGATTATTTTTCCGAGGGGAATGCCCGTTCCCCCAGCCTGGTTTGGATCGAGCCATGCAGAAGATCCCTGGGCTTCCATATAAAAGGAAGTCTTTGGCCGGGCGAAATCATGCTTTAATATGGCTTTTGCTTCGGCTAACGCCTTTTCCTGGTCACCCTCTATATTATCCAAGAGATGCCGATAGGCAGAAACGACCGTACCCACATATTCGGCACTTTTCATACGGCCTTCAATTTTAAGAGAAGCAATACCCATATCGGCCAAGGCTGGTACCTGATCGAGCAACTGCAAGTCTGCAGGGCTGAAATAATAGCCAGATTCTTCATTAACCCGGTAAAGTCTCCGACACGCCTGGGTACACATACCGCGATTAGCCGATTTACCTCCCAAGTAACTCGAAAAGAGACAAAGACCTGATTCACTTACACAGAGGGCGCCATGAACAAAAACTTCCAATTCTACCGTCGTCCGTTCACGAATGGTGCGTATTTCTTCCAGATAGAGCTCGCGGCTTAAAACAACCCGACTGAAGCCCTGACGAGAAAGTACATTAGCCCCACGAGCGCTGGATATATTCATTTGAGTTGATGCATGGAGTTT harbors:
- a CDS encoding peptidase U32 family protein: MKAIELLAPAGSPEALDAAINEGADAVYLGLKNFNARLRTSNFAYSQFEGAVKSLHRMGKKIYVTVNTVFEQREADRMYQFLKYLATIEPDGIIVQDLGVSRMVRQCFPTLKLHASTQMNISSARGANVLSRQGFSRVVLSRELYLEEIRTIRERTTVELEVFVHGALCVSESGLCLFSSYLGGKSANRGMCTQACRRLYRVNEESGYYFSPADLQLLDQVPALADMGIASLKIEGRMKSAEYVGTVVSAYRHLLDNIEGDQEKALAEAKAILKHDFARPKTSFYMEAQGSSAWLDPNQAGGTGIPLGKIIKVKGGETERRGMLGKTAITIEVGDSIRLHKKDDSDRQSHKINFVETTEDGVWISIPDTFDVGDSVYIIQTRAMTKRYPSVLPKDLSPFRRMPGRETAPPVQLPKPEKQDKDKFPEGIYVAVSRIEDLYIVQSVKPVRVMLSYTRAVAQTILDRKEGLPFSKNELILVFDPYYPEALDSIISEEIPQLLAVGYRQFVVNNIAHLSLFRGTDAQLIAGPYLYTFNSWSFAQIHDMGFLYKVSPLENNRQNLERTVCEDLRPFTFVTLFAYPALFRIRADLSKIYRFQYFSDGKDENFRLLSSPEGSFVLPEKPLSIIDKETFLKDAGFRRFILDFSGPPLKKVDYKDVMVALKAGKSLPQTTRFNWKDGFYANPDEGPKKPSSLPSHPRQSRKPQDR